One Vicia villosa cultivar HV-30 ecotype Madison, WI linkage group LG5, Vvil1.0, whole genome shotgun sequence genomic window, TGAAGAAATAGTTGAAGGAGATGCAACTAGGCAATACACTATGTTATGGAGATATGCAGCAGAGCTTAAAAAACAATGTCCTGGGAATACTATCAAGATTGATGTGGAGAGGCCTCTGCCTACTATTCAACCAAGATTTGATAAGTTTTACTTTTGCTTGGATGGATGCAAGAAGGGATTCATTAATGGTTGTAGGCCGTTCATTGGTGTGGATGGATGCCATCTTAAAACAAAGTATGGAGGTCAACTCTTAGTAGCTGTGGCTAGAGATCCAAATGACCAGTATTATCCATTGGCTTTTGGagttgtagagactgaatcaaaAGAAAGCTGGAGGTGGTTCCTGCAATTACTTATGGAAGATGTTGGTGTAGAGAGGAAATATGTGTTTATATCAGATCAACAAAAGGTTTGCTCTTTTATACAACTTTATTTTCTTACTTGTTGTATATtgttctttccttttcctgactAATCCACTACTTACAGGGACTTGTAGCAGTGTTTGAAGAAATGTTTGAGCAGATTGAGCATAGAATTTGTCTTAGACATCTCTAtgcaaattttaagaaaaagtttGGTGGTGGTGCAGCAATTAGGGATCTCTTAATGGGAGCTGCTAAAGCAACATATTTTCAAGCTTGGGAGAAAAAGATGAATGAGTTGAAGGCCCTTGACAAGAAGGCATGGGAATGGCTTATGGGTGTTCCAACCAGATTGTGGTGTAAgcattctttctctttttatccAAAGTGTGATGTATTGATGAACAATTTAAGTGAGTCATTTAACAGTACAATCTTGCAAGTTAGGGACAAACCTATCCTCACAATGTGTGAGTGGATTAGAAACTACTTGATGAATAGGATTGTTAATAATTTAGAAAAGCTAAGCAAGTGGAATCACAATATTATGCCAATGCCTAGGAAGAGGCTAGACAAGGAAGTCTCAATGAGTGGTCAATGGCTCCCTACTTGGAGTATGGGTGACATCTGGCAGGTGCATCACCCATTCAATGGTAAACAGTTTATAGTTGATCTTGGGAAAAAAACATGTTCATGTTGTTTTTGGGAACTAGTGGGTATACCATGTATGCATGCTGTGTCTGCCATGAGTTATCAAAGTTTGAATCCAGAGTCATATGTAGATGAGTGCTATACTAGAGAGGCATATCAAAAGTGTTATGAACATAATGTGAGCCCCATCAATGGGATGGACATGTGGCCATCAGTAGATGTGGAAGATATGCTGCCACCTATGTTTAAGAAAGGACCTGGTAGGCCAAAGAAGTTAAGGTATAGGGAACAAGATGAGTCTGGTTCAAGAATGAGAAGGCCTGGTATTTCATATAGATGCACAAAGTGTGATCAGTTTGGGCATAACTCAAGGAAATGCAAAAGcaaggaacaaaaccctaatgcaCTAAAGAGAAAGGTAAACAACTTAATACATTTATTCAATTTAATAGCTTGTTGTTTATAGCTGGTTGCTTATAATACATTGCATGATTTTCAGAGAAAGGCACCAAGAGCCAAAGCTGCACCTGCTGGAAATGAGGAAGATCTCCCTGCTGAAAATGATGAAGCTGCACCTAATGGAAATGAGGAAGCTGCACCTACTGGAAATGAGGAGGCTGCACCTATTGGAAATGAGGAAGCTGCACCTACTGATACTTATGATGATCCTGACATAGATGCTGCAATTGAAGCTATGCTGCAACAAGAAGAATTATCACAAGTCTGCAATCCCACACCCTCTACAGATGTTCAAGCTGCAACAGTCAATCTTGCTCCTGCATCACATGGTCAAACTGAAACAACAACCATAGCAGCTGATCAACCTAAATCTATTGCATCTGttgcaaaaaaaaagaagaaaaaagcatCTGTTCACAAGCCTAAGAGGAAGAGGGTTAGTGAAAGGATTAAGATTTTGAAGAATTCAAGGCAAATTAGTGGGCCTGGCTCAACTTCAGATACACCATTGGTACTTGATGATGCGGATGAAAAATGGAAGGACATTGCAAGAAGAATGACTCAGTAGTTTATTTGTAACTTTATGGCATTAGGGGAATTCATTGTTTTTGGTGACTGTTTGCAATGAATATGTAATAGATGTTGTAAGGTTTCTAAACctctttttgtaatgaacatgTGGTTCAATTGTTTCTGATGCTGTAATGAACAAGTGGTTTCTAAGCctctttttgtaatgaacatgTAATGATCATGTGTTGGTTCTATGCctctttttgtaatgaacatATAATGATCATGTTATTGATCATTGTAATGCAACTGTTATCAGTATTATAGTGGTATGAGCATTCTGTTATGAGCATTTTGTTATCAATATTCTATTTGTTTTGGTCTGCAATAAGAAATTGTATTATGGCATTTAATTGTATCATAGCAGCTGGTGTTATAAGGATTCTGTTATGGCATTTTCAATATTGGATATCACAATAAAGGCATTTATATGGCAGTCTGGTGTTATGGTATCAAAGTATTAGATATATGTTATTGAGCATTCTGTTATGGCAGATAAATTTGGCACATAAACCTTGGCATGTAAATTTGGCACATAATTGAGCAACATTGATTCACAACAATCTGAAATAACAATTGAATATGGTCTGTTACATATAATTGAGCAACATTGATTCACATTAGAAATTTGAGTTACACGACATTCATGAAATCATGTTTCTTACATTCTTCCTAAGCCTATAACATAAATTCTTACATTCTACCTAAGCCTATACCATAAAACACACAGTAACAAGCAACTATTGATATCACAAATTTCACTACTTTTCTAGTGTTGTCAATAGTAATCTTCAATTCTTCGATCTCCTTCGTGAGCATCTTAATCTGGTGAGCCACAGTCTCGCACGTACAGACCAAACGATCTTCCTTTGAAACGTCCACTCCAAAATACTCATCATCCCATAGAAACAGCTCGCAATCCTCCTCTTTCTGCAAACACATAATACAGTTATGTTCCAAATAGCTGGAAATCAGAATAAGTAGAAGAAATAGAAAATTGGAAAGCTAATGAATCTAACCCCCCAGTGCTTGCACTTCCAGTATTTTCTCCCTGGATTTGCTTTGGATTTGGAAATAAACATTTTCATTGGGAGATCGTGTCCACATTTGGGTCTTGTTCTTCCATTAGAGAGGATGTTTGTGTTTGAGCTTTCTTCCATGAAGACGAAGATGAGAACGCAACAGCGGGAATACGACAAAGGAAGAACGAGGGTTTTGCTTGTAGAAAGAAGAAGATGATCGAGCTTTCttatgagaagaagaagatgactTTCTCGGGCTGCTGTTGAAgaagggagaagaagaagataacctAATTTGTTTTAGGGTTTTCGGTTTGGGATTGGGGATTGAGGGTTGTGAACTCATGAAATTTTTTTACCGCAGCTACCTTCAATTACTGTGCCAACTCATCAACTATTCCATGTCACTAATTAAAATAactcaaaaaattattaaaaaaattcagattCTGGTGACTGGATGGGGGGAGGGACCAATTTGTAGGAATCTGAATATGTTAGGGAGggaatctaaatttttttttacaggggtgtttttcaaacctcgctaatatggcaggggggaaaatagctattatccctaaataatattaataataaagtgatattattatttttaaacgtATTGAATGAGATTAATAGCACTCAATTACGTGTCACGAAATAAACAATATGATTGAATTTTAAAATCTTTAATTCATATCATTAAAATAATGCTTTGTGATTACTAAGAATTTATATCATTAATTTATACCATTAAAATATACCATACGATCACTttgccaaatatttttttattcttttcttagAAAGACAAATataatctaaaatattaaaaatcttccaTATTGGAAAGACaaatatttagtttatatttgtTTCTAATATTTGCTTTCTTCTATATTTTGATtacatttttttcttctattattcacatatattataataaaattgtatttcgtattaaaaaaatttattgatctaaatgtttttacgggtaccagacatttttttagatatttaattattattttttcacgggtaccaaacatttttctatatatttagattattattttttcacgggtaccagacatttttctaaacattcaattattattttttcacgggtaccagacatttttctatatattcaattattattttttcacgggtaccagacatttttctaaacattcaattattattttttcactggtaccagacatttttctatacattcaattattattttttcacgggtaccagacatttttctaaacattcaattattattttttcacgggtaccagacatttttctaaacattcaattattaatttttcacgggtaccgaaattttttctatacattcaattattatttttttcacaggtaccagacattttcctatacattcaattattattttttcacgggtacctgacatttttctatacattaaattattatttcttcacaagttacaaatatttttctattaaaaaatatacatttgaaacaaatgcgcgtcccgtaccagaacccgtgcgatcgcacgggtttgttactagttaaagAGACTAAAATAATGTCCCACGGTAGACTAGgtctatattattatctaatagaATGATAATAATGTGtcgtcatattaatttttttaaattaaaagtgtGATTTGGTTGGATACTGATtgacaatataaaaatattatactgGTAAGTGTatactttttttctctttcttttatatatgatataagtttgtttctattttagtattaaaattatttaattcttaTACAAGGGTATTGTAGCTAATATTGCTaatcaattataattattaaaaaggaTTCAAGTAAAGGGTTGAAATTTTCGGATATCAGTTAATACTTAACATTTTAAGTCAGTGTTTGAAAGAGATAAAATTATAAGTGTGTAATGTGTATTATACATAGGTGTGACTTTAGTCACGCTTATATATGAGATACGGTTAAAATTGCATCATATTGGCCTGACATGAATTATGTGAGGTTGTTGGATGCAAATCAATAGTGGAGATGGTGATGGGAGATGTACTCTTATGTGATGTCTCAGAATGAATGTACATTTTGTGTTATGGTGGTGTTTTGGTTGGATTAGACATATTAGTTGGGTTGGTTTTATTAGGCATTTAGTCAGCCTATAACAATTGTCTCTCACGTCCTTGTCATCAGTAATGGAGGGAAGAAGTAGAGGTTGGGATTTGTGAGGTTGATCCAATCATAAGTTTCGTTGAATAGATGGATTTGTTGATAAGGTTCCCACGCGAAGGATGGGAGGCTCTATTGTAATGTTGAGTGGGAATTTGTGGCATCTGGAACACGTGCATTTAATGTCCATCATGTCATTGAAATATTTCTTTGGCCAACCTAGGAAACTCAAATATTCATGTTATCTACTTAGGTATTGATATTGAAATTAGAGACGTGTCATCTCGAACCGAAACGGGGGTAATAAACTCATATGCATCATCATTAGAAGTAAGAAACCTAGTAAGTGAACAATCTTATAGTAAGGGAGCATGCTCCCACTAGGCTAGATATTATGAAGGTTGCCTCGGGGTTTGTTTTTCTTAAGATTCATATGTCAGAAAGCAAATTCATATAGGGTGGTTCTTAAAGGAAGCAAGTAGTCTTCCtttaaaattctatttttcttctttacATAAGGGCCACACACTAGTAAAAAGCTTCAGAGTACCTTCTCGAAGATTGACTACGTTTATGTGAGCATCATGATTGAAGTTTCTTGTAGTGAGTCGATGGCAAAGATTGTGTATCACCAGCACAAGGGTACCCCTTATTATCCATTGGAGCATCGAAAAGGGTGAGATCATAGCGCTAAAAAGGCTTCGAGAAAAGAGGAAAGACCTTCAAAAGTGTTTGGCTTCAGTGATTCTTGAGAGATACAAAATTATCAAATAGCTTAATAGTGAATAAAAGTTGTTGAAGGAAAACGTTAGAGATATTGTGAGGTTTAGATTTCCCTCCACCCTGAAAGACAAAGTGAACGAGCTTGGGGAACTTGTTGAAAATCAACATCGATCGATTGACGAAAAAGAGGCAAGCTTGAATGAGCTCCAACAAAATACGACGGATACATAAGCTTATCTTAAGAAGGCTACTAATGCTCTTAAAGCATTCATAAATACCTTAACATGTAAAGAATTGACTTTAAGGAAATCCCCAAAATCCCTAGAAAAAAAGGGTGAACTTCTACCAAAGGCCCAAGGTCGGTTAAACATGACAAAGGAGGAAAATGTCATTTTGGATGAGGATAAAGCAACTTTGATGAAGACATTTGCCAACAAGGTGAATATCAAACATGATGTATCTAGTgatttatttgaaaattttatagaATAGATGAAGCTCCTTAATTCTGGTCTCAAGTTTCCTCGGGATCAACATGAtcacaaaaaagaaagttgtggATAAAAAGTTGTCTGCCCTGGGTGAGGATCCACTTCCCAAATGAAGACTTAGAGCATGTTTGAATAACTTAttgattttagtttttaaaattagttttaaaaagtatttttaagaagagaattttaaataaattatgtttGATAATCtagtttttaaaaacaatttaaaaattttaaaaataataataatttgtttgGTAAAGTTTTAAtgtatttgtttaattaataaattaattatttttatatatatatatatatatatatatatatatatatatatattataatgttTATCAAAAagaaaagtgattttaaattaaataaaatagaaatacaaGTTATTAGAGCTTATTTAGCATGGAAGAAGAAAACATGTTATTAAAATAATGTGTTAAGTACTTTAATGTTATtgaaggtaaaaaaaaaaaatatataagcatacaatatgttaaaaaaattataacattgtCATTATTGTAAACAGACACTTTTCTGCATATTTTCATCTAATGCTTGTTAAATTGAAAAGCAAAATTGAATTTCAAATCACTTTAAGACAGTTTTGAATTTTTCAGTTTTAAAAAGTGATAAAATGAAAAGTGTTTTTGAAAAACtcttttttaaaactaaattaaccaaacaagtttttattttttaagatttcAAAAACTAAAGAACAGTTTTTAAAAACCAAATTAAACAAGGCCTTAATCtctttagtttttattattttggCTTTGTTGTTGTAATGGCTTCACTGATAGTTGACACCCTGCTATACTGAAAAACAAATGTGTGCTACCATTTAGCCTTTATCTTGTGAAGTATTGATTTGTCTATATTTAAGTTATTTCTTTAACGCTTGTCTTCGCATGATGCATTGCTTATTAGTTGCACAAAAACTATACATTTTAACTGAAAAATTTATCATGATTTCGTGTTTTTATCGACCAATGTCCCCGCCTCTGAGTGGCCTTTTCAAGGATTTATGTCTGGTTATTTTTTGGACGTCTCTGGAGAACAATCTCGGTAAATGGTATGTCCCCCTTCCATTTGTTGGGGAGTCTGGAAGAGTCGATAGCTCTAACGGGACCAATGCTCCAGGATAACAAGAGAGGGAGACACCACATCTCAACCCTAAACCTTAAGGTGTTAGGTAAATGGGTCATCTTTCTTATAAATCCATCATTCCACTCATTCATAGGCAATGTGAgactttaaccactcacacttgcaccCAACATTCTCCACCACAAGTGTGAGTCCCCGCATTCTATAACAGGATCCAACACCGGATCTAGCTCTCGCTCCCCACCAAGCCGAACCacgactctgataccactattgttgagaaaataacaaacttagagaaaaaagaggaataaactaacaacacaagagattaacgtggaaactctaaaaccagaagaaaaaaacaACGGTCGTTGTCAATAGACAACCAAAGAATAatactatgtgaaaattgttacaacacataatataccctcaaatACTCCAGGCCCCCAGGACACCCATACcatctaaaacaaatatttaactacatctcacaacactctaatacaagagcataagagaataaagaaagtcaaatagaagcttaaagtgcttttgactggtgCATCTTGTAACGAAGAACTTGAATCCTTTATATAGCTTTGGACTTCCTCTTCCTTTCCAAAACTAAGCGATGtgggacttcttcaacataaatattttcaaccaaacccaacAATTTCCACcgtgattgaaaata contains:
- the LOC131605921 gene encoding uncharacterized protein LOC131605921, whose amino-acid sequence is MSTISVVFHHGGQFVREKRLWRKIPGVDDSYFHVTDDKEAMEIATHCINNNVDGHIWVEHNVVDTVSKVSVPSGCNPMQENDDSSSSSDDSDIEGKLFDDSEEERGTVENEGYEEEQAAPEVDVDYVEVELEKSTEGRRLEGNGKSVAYKRCASKKSKMTEQSPKVKVSVPSKLFGCTSSKIPTNIPRDDVDYCSEELDSSDPDESGDEKNPKYEKFRSELMNKDFKFKLGMEFNSLVEFKDAIREWSVLNGREIRFVKNENYRVRVECKGKCGFLALCSKVGDRHTYQLKTWVGSHSCVRVLNNKSANSKWVSKLVVEKRKSMGKVKVSEIMSEMRMKYAVGITKGKAWRAQCLAEEIVEGDATRQYTMLWRYAAELKKQCPGNTIKIDVERPLPTIQPRFDKFYFCLDGCKKGFINGCRPFIGVDGCHLKTKYGGQLLVAVARDPNDQYYPLAFGVVETESKESWRWFLQLLMEDVGVERKYVFISDQQKGLVAVFEEMFEQIEHRICLRHLYANFKKKFGGGAAIRDLLMGAAKATYFQAWEKKMNELKALDKKAWEWLMGVPTRLWCKHSFSFYPKCDVLMNNLSESFNSTILQVRDKPILTMCEWIRNYLMNRIVNNLEKLSKWNHNIMPMPRKRLDKEVSMSGQWLPTWSMGDIWQVHHPFNGKQFIVDLGKKTCSCCFWELVGIPCMHAVSAMSYQSLNPESYVDECYTREAYQKCYEHNVSPINGMDMWPSVDVEDMLPPMFKKGPGRPKKLRYREQDESGSRMRRPGISYRCTKCDQFGHNSRKCKSKEQNPNALKRKRKAPRAKAAPAGNEEDLPAENDEAAPNGNEEAAPTGNEEAAPIGNEEAAPTDTYDDPDIDAAIEAMLQQEELSQVCNPTPSTDVQAATVNLAPASHGQTETTTIAADQPKSIASVAKKKKKKASVHKPKRKRVSERIKILKNSRQISGPGSTSDTPLVLDDADEKWKDIARRMTQ
- the LOC131608060 gene encoding uncharacterized protein LOC131608060 — encoded protein: MKMFISKSKANPGRKYWKCKHWGKEEDCELFLWDDEYFGVDVSKEDRLVCTCETVAHQIKMLTKEIEELKITIDNTRKVVKFVISIVACYCVFYGIGLGRM